In the Syngnathus scovelli strain Florida chromosome 8, RoL_Ssco_1.2, whole genome shotgun sequence genome, one interval contains:
- the tnfsf13b gene encoding tumor necrosis factor ligand superfamily member 13B, with product MVVRLHLDPGTGEKAVEAQGLSRQVLLLSLAVITSSSLSALSLYQLVVLSAEVEGLKSEVCRRRVERPEAKRGEQDVSGTRSSQTDTHHPFTLMRRKRMVSGTDTSVSQSCLQLLANKNRKVFVKDFALEPYTGIPWMTGLRRGSSLELIEDNILVQEEGYYLVYSQVYYMDSTFAMGHVVVRRKRMVVGNEAQYVILFRCIQRMDSELPYNTCYTGGVVKLEVGDQLEVLIPRSPANVSLDGESTFVGAVKLV from the exons ATGGTGGTTAGATTGCATTTGGATCCCGGGACAGGCGAGAAGGCCGTTGAGGCCCAAGGGCTTTCCAGGCAGGTCCTCCTGCTTTCGCTGGCGGTCATCACTTCGTCCTCTCTGTCTGCACTCTCCTTGTACCAGCTGGTGGTCCTAAGCGCTGAGGTGGAGGGCCTGAAATCTGAAGTGTGTCGCAGGAGGGTGGAAAGGCCGGAAGCCAAGCGTGGTGAGCAG GATGTGAGTGGCACGAGAAGCAGCCAGACAGATACTCACCACCCATTCACCctgatgaggaggaagaggatggtCTCTGGAACAGACACATCAG TTTCACAGTCTTGTCTCCAGTTGTTGGCGAACAAGAACAGAAAAGTCTTCGTGAAAG ATTTTGCCCTGGAGCCATACACGGGCATCCCCTGGATGACTGGCCTGAGGAGAGGCTCTTCGCTGGAATTGATAGAAGACAACATACTTGTCCAAGAGGAGGGATATTACCTTGTCTACAGTCAG GTCTACTACATGGACAGCACATTTGCAATGGGCCACGTGGTGGTCCGAAGGAAGAGGATGGTGGTAGGCAACGAGGCGCAGTACGTGATCCTGTTTCGCTGCATCCAGCGCATGGACAGCGAGCTCCCGTATAACACGTGTTACACGGGAG GTGTCGTGAAGCTGGAAGTCGGTGATCAGTTGGAGGTGCTGATCCCCAGGTCCCCGGCCAATGTGTCTCTGGATGGAGAATCCACTTTCGTCGGAGCTGTCAAGCTGGTTTAA